The Amaranthus tricolor cultivar Red isolate AtriRed21 chromosome 6, ASM2621246v1, whole genome shotgun sequence genome has a segment encoding these proteins:
- the LOC130814617 gene encoding uncharacterized protein LOC130814617, with product MDLHLKKLFGRFHEQFGCGPGLGPASATCLFNVDGVDAAFIKALYGAAAALYRTDPWKRLRPGHFFGVRVGRELEWSGRKQLFPCVQTIGGDGGDVAFYLFRSVDDARNATKPRETVPVPNTEVMRVTFELENLMFPSHRKMVKFLALEVSGTECYPIFDVICCTSSGELKYRNPTYEELRFAYAAMKGITLVHPLLQDVQATSYPTQLMCFEPLIETVDVQWPAVMAKSNDIVAVTISHPPGQAYEEKTISSANSTPNKYSEAAREDSFGDVKMYSNASLRRCAMCDREFHMDQSFPCSKCRAIVYCSPNCQKQHWKESHKSICGLYKAMMEREEELAINIFSFPSSADHPCKWLESLDLHHKGMWRRKCGCYSNRPFGLLPVKAGLSESWGGLDDDEYPQDSPFSSHLTDGISSPILLSGWSEYYNLRSLPLSSPVADILSHPLTVYYILTALSITSKNRLLKGKEVIVHYLGPEGELDWITAFAEMGHLLNGIGNIQIVMVGPEVPTNLSGTTSGIGSRVRINLARGIYQEEATYLPSPHVIVALNCGLENNSSWGGALELIKSMGIPAFFTDQSEVSCTNAKQVLRSAGLHITHPVTPNPFRSPVRNYGPSTNMPSYSNCFLLGVNT from the coding sequence ATGgatttgcatttgaaaaaatTGTTTGGTAGATTCCATGAGCAATTTGGATGTGGACCAGGACTTGGTCCTGCATCTGCAACTTGTTTGTTTAATGTGGACGGTGTAGATGCTGCCTTCATCAAGGCATTATATGGAGCTGCTGCAGCTCTATATAGGACTGATCCATGGAAAAGATTGCGCCCAGGACACTTCTTTGGTGTCCGGGTGGGCAGAGAATTGGAATGGTCTGGAAGGAAGCAGCTGTTTCCATGTGTCCAAACCATTGGTGGGGATGGTGGGGATGTGGCATTTTATTTGTTTCGATCTGTTGATGATGCTCGGAATGCAACCAAGCCAAGAGAGACGGTTCCTGTACCGAACACTGAGGTTATGAGGGTGACATTTGAGCTAGAAAATTTGATGTTTCCTTCTCATAGAAAAATGGTCAAATTTTTGGCCTTAGAAGTTTCTGGAACTGAGTGCTATCCAATTTTCGATGTTATCTGTTGCACTTCGAGTGGTGAGCTTAAATATAGGAATCCGACGTATGAAGAACTTAGGTTTGCATATGCTGCCATGAAGGGTATAACATTAGTTCACCCTTTGCTCCAAGATGTGCAAGCTACTTCATATCCGACACAATTGATGTGTTTCGAGCCACTCATTGAGACGGTGGATGTTCAATGGCCAGCGGTAATGGCTAAGAGCAATGACATTGTGGCGGTTACCATTTCACACCCACCTGGTCAAGCATATGAAGAAAAAACCATATCATCAGCCAATTCAACTCCCAACAAGTATTCAGAAGCAGCTAGAGAAGATAGTTTTGGTGACGTTAAAATGTATTCAAATGCTTCTTTGAGGCGATGTGCTATGTGTGATCGAGAATTTCACATGGATCAGTCCTTTCCTTGCAGTAAGTGTCGTGCCATAGTTTACTGCAGCCCGAATTGCCAAAAGCAGCATTGGAAGGAATCTCACAAGAGCATATGTGGTTTGTACAAAGCCATGATGGAGAGAGAAGAGGAGCTTGCGATAAATATATTTTCGTTTCCTTCATCGGCTGATCATCCTTGCAAGTGGCTTGAGTCTCTTGACCTCCATCATAAAGGAATGTGGAGAAGGAAGTGTGGCTGCTATTCTAATAGGCCCTTTGGTCTTCTTCCTGTCAAAGCTGGTCTTTCGGAATCTTGGGGcggacttgatgatgatgaataccCACAAGATTCTCCATTTTCGAGTCATCTGACTGATGGGATCTCAAGTCCTATCCTTCTTTCTGGCTGGTCGGAGTACTACAACCTGAGATCATTGCCACTGTCTAGCCCTGTTGCGGATATTCTTTCGCACCCATTAACAGTATATTACATACTAACGGCATTGAGCATCACTTCAAAGAATCGTTTGCTAAAAGGAAAAgaggtcattgttcattatttggGTCCTGAAGGAGAGTTAGACTGGATAACTGCTTTTGCTGAAATGGGTCACCTGCTTAATGGTATTGGCAACATACAGATTGTCATGGTGGGGCCAGAGGTTCCTACAAATTTATCCGGAACCACTTCAGGAATTGGGAGCAGAGTGAGGATAAATCTCGCTAGGGGTATCTATCAAGAAGAAGCCACCTACTTGCCTTCTCCTCACGTTATTGTCGCTTTGAACTGTGGATTAGAGAACAATTCAAGTTGGGGCGGAGCTCTGGAGCTAATCAAGTCGATGGGTATCCCTGCATTTTTCACTGATCAGTCGGAGGTTTCATGCACAAATGCTAAGCAAGTTCTTCGTTCTGCTGGCCTGCATATCACTCATCCTGTCACTCCCAATCCTTTTCGTTCTCCTGTGCGGAACTATGGGCCTTCAACAAATATGCCTTCTTACAGTAATTGTTTCTTGCTTGGAGTGAATACATGA
- the LOC130814618 gene encoding 15.4 kDa class V heat shock protein yields the protein MEISPLRSYSMDILYNPYMFLPYYHVPENYVHWRETPESHIYSANLPGVRKEEIKVELEDSRYLIIRTEAVYESVEPAKRFMRKFRLPGRVDLDGISAGYEDGVLTVTVPRRGFFIDPADLPENLHITATASAA from the exons ATGGAGATTTCCCCACTCCGATCTTACTCCATGGACATTCTCTATAACCCTTATATGTTCTTACCCTACTACCATGTCCCTGAAAACTATGTGCATTGGAGAGAAACTCCTGAATCTCATATCTACTCTGCTAATCTTCCAG GGGTAAGGAAAGAGGAAATCAAGGTAGAACTAGAGGATTCAAGGTACCTAATAATAAGGACTGAAGCTGTTTATGAGTCAGTAGAACCTGCAAAGAGATTCATGAGGAAATTTCGGCTTCCGGGAAGAGTTGATCTTGATGGAATATCAGCTGGGTATGAAGATGGTGTTCTTACTGTAACTGTGCCTAGGAGGggatttttcattgatcctgcTGATTTGCCTGAAAACCTGCATATTACTGCTACTGCTAGTGCTGCTTGA